A segment of the Pedosphaera parvula Ellin514 genome:
GTTGTCGGCCAACTGGCGCAGAGCCTGTTCCACCTCATTAATGGTGCTGTCAGGCGTTGAAGTTCCCGCTGTAATTCCCACTATCCCGGCATTCTCAAACCACTCGCTTCGCAAATCGTTCGCGAACTGCACGTGATGAACCCGGGGACAATATCGCCCACATGTTTTCACCAGTTCGTGCGTGTTGTTGCTATGCGCCCCGCCGACCACCACTACCACGTCACTTTTTTGTGCGAGTTCAACTGCTGCAAATTGGCGTTGTTTCGTCGGACGGCACACGGTGTCTACAAATCGAACTTCTGAATTGGGAAATTTCTTTCTGACGATGCCGACGAGTCGCTGCACTTTTTCAATCGGTTGCGTTGTCTGTGCCGCAATTCCAAAACGGGCACGCTCCTGTAGATTCTCGATATCGGCTTCGCTCAGAACAACGTCGAACGCCTTCAAGTCCCCCGTGAGACCGCGCACTTCCACATGGTCGCGCTTGCCAATAATCACCGGATGATAACCGTCCCTCGCCAACTCGGCCACCGAGCGATGCGCAAAGTGTACCAATGGGCAGGTTGCTTCCAGGACCTTCAATCCTCTGGCTTTGATTTCGTTGATCGACTTTTCCGAAGCGCCATGGGCCGTAATCATGACGGAGTCCGTTGTAACCGCCTCAATTTCCTGCTCAAATTTAATTCCGTGTGCCCGGAGATTGGAAAGCACGGTTTCATTATGGACCAAATCACCGAGAATGGTAAGCGGTGTGGACGCAGTTTCCTTCGTGGCAAGCGTAATGGCATCTCGCACACCAAAGCACATGCCCATATGTTCAGCTCGAATAATATTCATAAGACAAATATCACTTTGTGATACAAAGTTAAAGACCATGCGAGTTTCATTTTCGTTCAACAAAAAATTATTTAAGTTTGGTTTGCTGGACAATCTCCTCCAGCAAATTGATGTACGTGGTGAAAGCTTTTCTGCCGGCAGGAGTCAACGAACAGGTGGTGAGCGGCCGATTTTTCTGAAAAGTTTTTGCGACCGATATATAACCCGCTTCCTGCAAAGTACGAATGTGCGTGGTTACGTTCCCGTCGGTCATGTTCAAAGAGTTGCGCAGATCCGTAAATGAGAGCTCTGGCGAGGCGGCCAGCAGAGACATAATTGCCAGGCGACCCTTCTCGTGTATGACACGATCCAGGTTGAGAAATGGTTCTGGATTCACGCTCACGTTTCATTCTTCCTCTGTTCCGTGAAGTAGAGATAGACTCCATAGGCCAGTTGAAATACTCCGAAGAACAGCCCCATTTCGGCATGCCCCAACTTGATCGGCATCTGTATATCCGCAAATCTCAGGCTGACGAGGAGGACGCAGCCAAGTATTATAAAACCCCATGCGAAAAGCCTGATACCACGTGGCATAAAGAAGCCGGCCGCATGAATGGCACAGCCATAAAGCAACATCCAAAGTATCGGAAGCAATACCGGGATTTCAGCATTTTCCACCCAAAGTAAACAAATGACTCCGGCCATCATTCCCACAAACAAAGCCGGCATCATGGCTTGTGTCACCCGCCGCGTCGGTGGCGACCAAAATGGTTCCCTATCCTTCAATGATTGCCCGCGC
Coding sequences within it:
- the ispH gene encoding 4-hydroxy-3-methylbut-2-enyl diphosphate reductase translates to MNIIRAEHMGMCFGVRDAITLATKETASTPLTILGDLVHNETVLSNLRAHGIKFEQEIEAVTTDSVMITAHGASEKSINEIKARGLKVLEATCPLVHFAHRSVAELARDGYHPVIIGKRDHVEVRGLTGDLKAFDVVLSEADIENLQERARFGIAAQTTQPIEKVQRLVGIVRKKFPNSEVRFVDTVCRPTKQRQFAAVELAQKSDVVVVVGGAHSNNTHELVKTCGRYCPRVHHVQFANDLRSEWFENAGIVGITAGTSTPDSTINEVEQALRQLADNVCNRN
- a CDS encoding winged helix-turn-helix domain-containing protein, producing MSVNPEPFLNLDRVIHEKGRLAIMSLLAASPELSFTDLRNSLNMTDGNVTTHIRTLQEAGYISVAKTFQKNRPLTTCSLTPAGRKAFTTYINLLEEIVQQTKLK